From the Nonlabens marinus S1-08 genome, one window contains:
- a CDS encoding alkene reductase: protein MSDTQELLKSIKIGAVELKNRVVMAPMTRCRATNEHQAPEQKHVDYYTQRASAGLIITEGSEVSKKARGYPFVAGIFNDAQVEGWKQVVDSVHADGGKIFMQLWHVGRTSLPDYHDGQLPWAPSAVNPETELRNDKGEKKQTVTPHAMSKEEIKQTVAEFGHAAANAKKAGFDGVEIHSSNGYLIHQFFNSQSNIRTDEYGGSNENKARFYFEVLEAVKESWPENRIGSRFNPSLHGVFGIEGTVDTIPFFDYLINRLNDYDLAYIHLSEPFTDVSDVNFLESDIAKHYRPIYKGNLMINSAFDRESGNKVIKEGYADLVAFGKLFISNPDLPHRFELKAETAEWDQDTFYSQGLEGYTDYPTFEEQKAPTI from the coding sequence ATGAGTGACACTCAAGAATTATTGAAATCTATAAAGATAGGAGCGGTAGAACTGAAAAACCGCGTGGTAATGGCACCTATGACCCGATGTCGTGCTACTAATGAGCATCAAGCACCAGAACAAAAACATGTAGATTATTATACACAGCGCGCCAGTGCTGGACTCATCATTACAGAAGGAAGTGAAGTATCTAAAAAAGCACGAGGTTATCCTTTTGTGGCTGGTATTTTTAATGATGCCCAAGTAGAAGGATGGAAACAAGTAGTTGACAGCGTGCATGCAGATGGTGGTAAAATATTCATGCAACTGTGGCACGTAGGACGAACTTCCCTACCTGATTATCATGACGGCCAATTACCATGGGCGCCTAGTGCCGTGAATCCAGAAACAGAATTGCGAAACGATAAAGGCGAGAAAAAGCAGACTGTGACGCCCCACGCCATGAGCAAAGAGGAGATCAAACAAACCGTAGCGGAGTTTGGTCATGCGGCGGCTAATGCAAAGAAAGCTGGTTTTGATGGTGTGGAAATTCATAGCTCTAATGGCTATCTAATCCACCAATTCTTTAATAGCCAATCCAACATACGTACAGATGAGTACGGTGGTAGTAATGAGAACAAGGCACGTTTCTATTTTGAAGTGCTAGAAGCTGTAAAAGAAAGCTGGCCTGAAAACCGCATAGGAAGTAGATTTAATCCTTCATTACACGGCGTTTTTGGGATAGAGGGAACTGTAGATACGATTCCGTTTTTTGATTATTTGATCAATCGATTGAATGATTACGATCTCGCATACATACATTTATCTGAACCCTTTACTGATGTGAGCGACGTCAACTTTTTAGAAAGCGATATTGCTAAGCATTACCGTCCTATTTATAAAGGAAATTTGATGATCAATAGTGCCTTTGATCGTGAATCAGGAAATAAGGTCATTAAAGAAGGGTACGCAGATTTGGTCGCTTTTGGAAAGCTATTTATCTCTAATCCAGACTTGCCGCATCGTTTTGAGCTCAAGGCAGAAACTGCAGAATGGGATCAGGACACCTTTTATTCCCAAGGACTTGAAGGGTATACGGACTACCCAACATTTGAAGAACAGAAAGCCCCTACGATTTGA
- the hisIE gene encoding bifunctional phosphoribosyl-AMP cyclohydrolase/phosphoribosyl-ATP diphosphatase HisIE, whose translation MKLNWNKGENGLLPVIVQDATNKQVLMLGYMNEEAFEKTTSEKRVTFYSRSKKRLWTKGESSENYLDVVSISTDCDSDSILIQANPQGPTCHTGKTSCFEAGEEVRFRESENKFTINDLEKTIHQRIDDQVEGSYTYSLIQKGINKVAQKVGEEAVETVIDAINGKEEDFIYEAGDLMYHYLVLLKAKGYSLHDIEAELAKRHLKK comes from the coding sequence ATGAAACTAAATTGGAATAAAGGAGAAAACGGTTTACTACCAGTCATCGTTCAAGATGCGACTAACAAGCAAGTGTTGATGTTGGGTTACATGAACGAGGAAGCATTTGAGAAAACCACATCAGAAAAGCGCGTGACCTTCTACTCTCGCAGCAAAAAACGCTTGTGGACAAAAGGTGAATCTTCTGAAAACTATTTGGATGTAGTGAGCATTTCGACAGACTGCGACAGTGATTCCATATTGATTCAAGCAAATCCTCAAGGTCCAACCTGTCACACTGGGAAAACGTCTTGCTTTGAAGCTGGAGAAGAAGTTCGCTTTCGCGAAAGCGAAAACAAGTTCACCATCAACGATCTAGAAAAAACCATTCACCAACGCATCGATGATCAAGTGGAAGGATCTTATACTTATTCGCTCATTCAAAAAGGAATCAACAAGGTTGCTCAAAAAGTAGGTGAAGAAGCGGTGGAAACCGTGATTGACGCTATTAATGGTAAAGAAGAAGACTTTATTTATGAAGCAGGCGACTTGATGTATCACTATCTAGTCCTTCTCAAGGCAAAAGGCTACTCCCTGCACGATATTGAGGCTGAACTTGCTAAAAGACACTTAAAGAAATAG
- a CDS encoding YegP family protein: MGKFEKYNGSNGDFRFRLKAGNGENILASEGYTTAAARDNGIESVKKNSTEEKHYDLKETAAGKWHFNVKASNGQVIGSSQSYASESSAKAGMQSVMKNAPDASIVDA; encoded by the coding sequence ATGGGAAAATTTGAAAAGTACAATGGATCAAACGGCGACTTTAGATTTCGCTTAAAAGCTGGGAATGGTGAAAACATCTTAGCAAGTGAAGGATATACTACCGCTGCTGCTAGAGACAATGGAATTGAAAGCGTGAAGAAAAACAGTACCGAAGAAAAGCACTATGATCTTAAAGAAACTGCTGCTGGAAAATGGCATTTCAACGTGAAAGCCAGCAATGGTCAAGTGATTGGTTCTAGCCAGTCGTACGCCAGCGAAAGCTCTGCCAAGGCAGGAATGCAAAGCGTGATGAAAAACGCACCAGATGCCAGCATAGTAGACGCATAA